The Candidatus Eisenbacteria bacterium genome contains the following window.
TCTCAAGCTCGCGAACGACCTGATCCGCGGTCTTTGTCCTCGGGACGCGTCCGTTCAAGAGGACCACGTCGCAGAACTCGCAGTCGAAGGGGCAGCCCCGGCAGAACTGAACCGACATGCACGCGTAGTCCTTGAAGTCGAGAAGATCGTACCGCGGCACCGGCACGTTCTTGAGATCCGGCTTCTTCCGCTCCTCGTAGACCGGGCGCACGCATCCCGCGATCATGTCCCGAATCAGGTCGCCCATCAGATCCTCGGCCTCGCCGAGCACCCGATGCGGGATTTCCGAAAACGTCTCGCACCCCGTCGTGAAAAGCGGCCCTCCCCCGATCAAGGGGCGGCCGAGGTCCCTACAGCGGCTCGCGACATCGAGCGCGGAATCGCGATGGACGAGCATCGCGCTCAGCATCACGTAGTCAGCCCAGAGAATGTCCGCGTCGGAGAGGTGCGAAACGTTGAGATCGACGAGCTTCAGCTTCCACTCGCGCGGAAGAAAGGCGGCAACGGTGAGAAGTCCGAGAGGAACGTGCCCGGCCTTCTTCTTGATGAACGGCAACGCGTGCCGGAAGCTCCAGAACGTGTCGGGGGTTCTCGGGGAAACGAGAAGGACTTTCATCGATTCGGCGCTCCCTCCGATGCAAGAATGCCGGGTCTTCGATCGGGGGGGTCGATAGACTCCCGACGACTCGGTTCCGCGGGACTTCCGCGGTTCCGAGATCGAGCGGTCCGCCGCGGGCGGTCGGGGGCTTCGTGAGCCCCCGACCCGGAACCCGCGTCCGTTTCCCATCCGGGATGCGGAGTGCTTACCAGCGCCCCCGCCGGCGGTCGCCGCCGCCGCCGCCGCCGCGGTCGTCCCGACGAGGCTGCGCCTCGCTCACCTTCAGGTTTCTCCCGCCGAGCTCCGCGCCGTCGGTGGCTCGGATCGCGGCGTTTCCTTCCGCGTCATCCATCTCGACGAACCCGAACCCGCGCGGACGGCCGGTGTCCCGATCCGTGATCAGGTTGACTCCGCGAACCGTTCCGTGCTTCTCGAAAAGAGCGCGAATGTCTTCCTCGGTCGCGTTGAAGGGCAGGTTGCCTACATACAGCTTCATGACAGTTCTCGATCTCCGTTTTCGCCCCTAATGAAACTTGTGTCGATCGACCCTCTCGGCCGATCCTTCGCAATCGCACTCGGGAACCTGACTCCAAGACCGACTTTCGATTCATCGGGGGCGTCAACGCTGAGTCGATTCGGTAGGAGGAACCCAAACGCCACGTCCGGAGTATTGTTCCGAAGCGCAGCCCTGTCAAGCGCAAAAGGAGACGCTTCGCGAGATCCGCCGAAACGGAGAGGAACGGTCCGGCGCGTCGAGCCGCCGGCATCGCGGATCGCTCGAACCGGAGATTCTCGATCAGCGGTACTGCTTCTTGATCCTGCCCCAGCTCGACTCTTCCGCCTTCGTCTCCCCGCAGCAGGTCGCGTCGGCCCAGAACCGGAGCTGTCCCGGGAATCCGTAGGTCGCGACCAGATCTTGCCAGCCGCTCCCGTAGTTGTTCCAGCTCGTGCAAACGGCGGGATAATCGTCGACGACCAGATCGGGCACATCGCCGGGAGTGACCGACCCGACCCGCTCGATCTTGAGGCCGAGAAGATAGAGATCGTCCACGGCCACGCACGGGCAGTTGATCGGAATCCCGATATCCCAAAGGCCGGCTCCCGGAATCCAGACCTCATAGACGGGGCTGCCGCAGAGCTGCGCGCCCGGCTCGGGGCAATCCGGATCAGTGGGATACGCGACCGTTTCCAGGTCGATACCCATGAAGAGCGTGCAGGCTTCGGCCATCTGGAGCATGACGTGGATCTTGTCGATCAGAATCCCGTCCGGGCACGCCGTGCAGGTTCCTTCCGGATCGAAAACGAGTTTGTACTCTTCCGGCGGCAAGAGGAACCCCGGGATCGCCCACGCCGGCAAGTTGAGGTTCCCGACCTGACATTCCCAAAGACGGATCGTGATTGCTCCCGAGGCGGACCGGACCACCGGGTCTTCGAGAAACGACGGGCGCGCCCGCTCTTTTGCCTCGATGATTGATGTGGAAACGATTAGAAGTGCGGCCGCCAAGAACGCGCGCTTCGGAATGCGACGCATGCTCGCTCCTCCGTTCGGGTGGCTCCCCTCGTGAGATGCTCGCGGCAGAGAACCGCCGCGTCCCGGGGTCACCCCAAGGATCGGCATCGCGGACACGCACTTGATGTCGCCCTTCCCGGCGGCTACTCGCCTTCTCCTTCCTCCTCGCTTTCAGCGCCGAGGCCGTCCAGAACGGCGATCCCCTCCATGAACGAGAGGAGCTCGTCGGCAGAGGAGAAGGTCGCCTCCTCGCCGGTCCCCACGTGCCGGACTCTGCCGCGGAGCGGTTCGTCCGCGGAGTGGACGAGTCGAATGATGAACGTCGACATGCGGATGCTCCCGCGATCGGCCGTCCGGGGACCTGGGTCCGGCGATCGAACCCGCGCCCTGCGGGCATCGGAAGGCGCCCGCCTCTCGACCGGTCGGCCCGATCGGACGCGAACATCGTACGGAACGCGCGTTACGCGGGAGTTACGCGCTCTTGGCGCCTTGTCCCGGCGAAACGATCTGGTCCAGGAGGGCTTTCATGCTGCGGGAAGGGAGGAGATCGAGCTCGCGGATCATCATCTCCTCGTAGCGATGGTAGTCGGCCAGCGCCTCACGCCGATTGCCGAGCCGGCCGTGCGCCTGCACGAGATGAAAGTAGAACTCCTCGCGATACGGCTCCTGCGAGATTCCCGATCTACAAAGAGGAATGATCTCTTCCCAGCGCTTCGCTTCCGCGTAGAGCGAGAGAAGACGTCCGACCACGCGGACGAACCGGTCGCGAAGCCGCTCCCGCTCTTCCGCCGCGCAATCCTCGAAGGGCGACTCGGCCAGGAACTCGCCTCGGTAGATCTCCAGCGCCTTCTGATAGGACGGCTCGGTCTTCCGCCGCTCTCCGGCGTTCCACTTGTCGTCGGCGTTCCGGAGCGTCTCTTCGAACTCCTCCACGTCGTAGAAGTAGTCTTTCCCCGCGTCGAGCCGCACGGCTTCGTTGCGGAACTGAACGTAGCCCGTTTCGCGCGAAGCCCGCATGTCCGGCTCCAACGTCTTGCGAAGCAGATAGACGGTCTGCCTTAGGTTGTTCGACCCTTTCGCGGGTTCCGCGTCGGGCCAGAGCGCCTCGACGGCGACGTCGCGCGGGACCCACCGGAATCGGTGCACGAGAAGGAGATGGAAGAGCCGGAGCGCGCGGACCGACTTCCACTCCTCGACGCGGCGATCCCCGACCGCCACATGAAGCGGACCGAGCGCGCGAATCGCGAGAGGAATCTCGGGGGGCGGTTCTATCTCCACCGCCGCCTCGCCCGCCGCCTTGCCGGCGGGCGTGTCCTCTCGGCCTCGTCGAGCGAGCGCCGCCTTCGCTTCCTCCCCGCCGATCCGCGCGAGGAGATCGACGGCGCGCACGGACACCGTCTCGTCGCGATCCTCGAGCAGCGGCACGATACGCGGGACGGCGCTCTCCCCGATCTCGACGAGCATCCGCGCGGCGTAGTCGGTCTCCACGCCCTTTCGGATCGCGTCGCAGAGAGCGGGAAACGCCCGCTCGCGCTCGAGCACGAGATAAAGGAACGAGTGGTCCAGCGAGGCCGTTCCCCGAAGAAGCTCGCGAAGAGCTTTCGTTCTTCCTTTCGGGGAGATATCGCCGGCGGCGAGGCGGATCAAGAGAAGACGATGGAGATGGTAGCGCATGCCGACGCGGCGGATGATCCTCTCCGAGCGCCTCCACCATCTCGACGCGGACCCGCGGCCCTTCTTCGCGTCGAGAACTCCGAGGAGAACGCAGTTCTCCGATTCTTGGTAGATGTCCCTGAGCCGGACGGAGACGTCGAGCGCGGCTTTCGCGATCCGCGCGGCCTCGTCTCGGTCTCCGGACGCGAGCGCGGTCTCCGCGAGCCGCGTCATCGAGATCGTGCGGAGGCCGACCTCTCCGAGAAGATCTCCCGCTCGAAGAGCCGCCCGAGCGTGCGCTCGCGCCTCCGCCGGATCGCCGTCGATCAGCGCGCATTTCGCGAGAGCGAGGCGGCAGTACCCGTCCATAACCGGGTAGTCGATGCTCTGGGCCATGCGAAGCCCTTCGCGGGCCAGCTCGCTCGCCGCTCGAGTATCCGCGGTCTCCGCCGTGATGTGCGCAAGAACGCCGAGACTGTGGCAGACGCTCCGGGAGTCCCGCTCCTTCTTGAAGACGACGAGCGCGCTCCGCACCGCTTCCTTCGCGCTTCGGAACTCCCCGCGCCGGTAATGGATGTTTCCCGGAAGAAGATAGAACGTTCGGTTCCTCTCTTCGCGTCTTCCATCCCCCTTGGAAACGGCGTTTGCCTTCTTGAGGTAGTCCTCTCCCCGGTCGAGACGCCCAAGCTCGCACGCGGAGATGCCGAGCATGCCGAGGATGCTCATGCGCAGCGCCGCTGGCTTCGGACCGCGTTCCTTGAGCGCTTTCTCGCAAAGCGCCGTGCACCCCTTGTAGTCTCCGCGCCGAAGCCGAATCTGCGCAGTGAGGCTCATCAACTCGACGCGGCGCGTCCCGGGCGGGCACACGCGCAACGCTCTTCGATAGACCGCTTCCGCCTCCTCCCAGTGCCCCGGAATCTCCATGGCGCGCCCAAGAACGAGGAGCACCGCCGGCCGTTCGTCCACCAGGTTCTTCGGGAGATTCGCGAGAGCGCGGCGGATGAGATCGTGCTGTCCCGACCGGAGGAGATCGTCCCCCGCTTTCTCGACCAGATGCAGAGTGGCCGCCGCATCCCCTTCCTCGGCCCTCACGACGAGCGCTTCCGCCCACGCGCCGGCTCTCGAAAGGACCGCCGTCGCGCGCTTGCGCAGTTTCCGCGCGGCCGCGCCCTCTTCGTGCTCCAACTGCTCGACGAGGAAATCGCGGAAGATGTGATGGTAACGGAACGCGGTCCGATCCTCGTCCACGGGATACGTGAAGAGATTGCGGCGGGCGAGGTCTTCCAAGAACCGGCGGCTGTTCTTCGCGCCGAGGATACGGTCGCACAGTTCCGCGTCCAAGCGCGGGAGGATCGAGGTTCGCGTCAAGAAACGCCGGAGCTCCGGCTCCAGATTGCGCAGGACCTCCTCGGCGAAGAACGCGAACCACCCGAGACCCGCATCGGACAGACGGTCGAGAGCCTTCTCGATGCGGCGCCCGGAGGAGCGGCCCACCGCTTGGAAGAGGATCTCCACACCCGCGGGCCACCCCTCCGTCCTCTCGATGATCCTCCTGGCGAGCGCGGGATCGAGACGAGCGCCCGGGAAGTGAAGACGATAGAGCCGCGCGGCCTCTTCGGCGTCGAACTTGAGATCCTCGGAGACGAGGCGGGCGACCGCCCCCTGCGATTGGAGCTTCATCGTCGCGACGGAAAGCGGCTCGCGGGAGGCGAGGATCAGCGTGGATCCATGAGGAAGAAAACAGACCGCCTTCTCGAGGAGCTGCATGACCTCCAGTGAACGCCCGACGAGATGAACGTCGTCCAGAACGATCGCCTTTCCATCCTTCTCCTTTCCGAGAGCGCGAACCATCCGCGAGAGCGCGCGGTGGGCGTACTCGGCTTCCCTACCGTCGGGAATCTCGATCGCTTCCACCCTTCTTCGCGAGAACGCCGTGTCGAGATGCGCGGAGAACCGGGCGAGCCCCGCGTCCGTCTCGTCGACGGAATACCAAACGACCGGCCGCGACGACGAGCGGGCGGAGGCGGAAAGGAACGACGTCTTGCCGAAG
Protein-coding sequences here:
- a CDS encoding RNA-binding protein encodes the protein MKLYVGNLPFNATEEDIRALFEKHGTVRGVNLITDRDTGRPRGFGFVEMDDAEGNAAIRATDGAELGGRNLKVSEAQPRRDDRGGGGGGDRRRGRW
- a CDS encoding B12-binding domain-containing radical SAM protein, whose amino-acid sequence is MKVLLVSPRTPDTFWSFRHALPFIKKKAGHVPLGLLTVAAFLPREWKLKLVDLNVSHLSDADILWADYVMLSAMLVHRDSALDVASRCRDLGRPLIGGGPLFTTGCETFSEIPHRVLGEAEDLMGDLIRDMIAGCVRPVYEERKKPDLKNVPVPRYDLLDFKDYACMSVQFCRGCPFDCEFCDVVLLNGRVPRTKTADQVVRELE